The sequence GGATATTCGTTCCTGCTGTGTATCGCAATCTTTATCGTGAACGGGCTGGTGCTATCTCGTCTTAAGTTCCCGGATCATAAAGTCCAGGCGGCTTCGGCAGCCTCATCTGAAAGCGGCGGCGACAGCAAATTCAGAAACAAACCGAATTTTTGGATTGAGGGAATCTGCCTGATTCTAATCGGTTATACCGCAACAGCTACTTTTTATCTGATTTCCGTCTGGCTTCCCAAATACGGCGAACAGGTCGTGCAGATGTCCAAGACATCATCGCTTCAACTAATCAGTTATTACAGTATCGGGTCGCTTCTGGCAGTATTCGTTACGTCTTATCTTGTCAAAAGCCTGGTTCGTCCCGTGACCTTCGTTCTGCTGTATCCGTTCATTTCTTTTGTGGCGCTGCTGGTGCTCTGGCAGGTAAGAACTCCGCTTGTCTGCGTTATCTCTGCCTTTGTGATCGGGTTCTCGGCTGCTGGCGGGGTGCTTCAATTGGCGCTGACTACGATGTCCGAACTATTTCCGAGCAGCAAGGGGAAAATTACAGGTATCGTCTATACGGCATCCAGTCTGGCTACGTTCTCCATCCCGGTAATTACCGGCATTTTGTCCAAGACGAGCATCAGCAATATTATTCTGTTTGACGCAATCATTACCTTTGTCGGCATCCTGCTGGCTATAATCGTAAATATACGTTACCGTAGAGTTATTAACCCGGTTTCTACCGGGGTTCAAGCTTAAGTGTTATGAGAATGAGTAAGGAGTGAAATCAATGACCGGCACGGTTAAGGTTAAACAAGTCATCATCGGAGAGGGCATGCCGAAGA is a genomic window of Paenibacillus durus ATCC 35681 containing:
- a CDS encoding MFS transporter, whose product is MKNKYMPTAISLYINYFVHGMGAIIMAQNMDYLTKQLHTDTTGVAYVISALGIGRLLVLFVSGVLSDKFGRKPFVFTGMAIYALFFAGILLAPNVSVAFIFALLAGMANSILDSGTYPALMESFPETPGTANVIIKAFISAGQFALPLIISFLISNDLYYGYSFLLCIAIFIVNGLVLSRLKFPDHKVQAASAASSESGGDSKFRNKPNFWIEGICLILIGYTATATFYLISVWLPKYGEQVVQMSKTSSLQLISYYSIGSLLAVFVTSYLVKSLVRPVTFVLLYPFISFVALLVLWQVRTPLVCVISAFVIGFSAAGGVLQLALTTMSELFPSSKGKITGIVYTASSLATFSIPVITGILSKTSISNIILFDAIITFVGILLAIIVNIRYRRVINPVSTGVQA